A section of the Pochonia chlamydosporia 170 chromosome 2, whole genome shotgun sequence genome encodes:
- a CDS encoding autophagy protein 16 (ATG16) domain-containing protein, whose translation MRPNAARLSQSQRLGQSQRLDLSQKQRYTISRKRKSTVRFLEGVFRCAENRCREDFRKCGQSASQLEAQTLDAIRQLYDEAESIYRKDVDKNGNAAKRPVLSKLKISKPGEDCLTSCTDAFGKEGKLAPAQQRALAGHQPYFLATRYYTKKLSFGNHPVRKLANMNCEDLLRIEFQTDSSEPDAQSAVRSVDENAPTPENKVEDSDLPSSKPTSEDIAKLVDSYEHRISGLEKSLDELKRAHAELLKSHTELKQRQETNNKEIQEASSQQLQCQTQVDTLEESVHGLQTDVDRLKFLKLREQSAPPMRLWDAIWVALERRADFMWLGLSKGSWAGQIYVQFTPSYLQFGGIHPVPHINHKPHAGYDSFACTESREHTHLETWCRTLPEPYFLSGFEHDLDAILTTVR comes from the exons ATGAGACCCAATGCGGC GCGtctgagccagagccagagatTAGGCCAGAGCCAGAGATTAGACCTGAGCCAAAAGCAGAGATATACCATCAGCAGAAAACGAAAATCAACAGTTCGATTCCTCGAAGGAGTGTTCAGGTGTGCGGAGAACCGCTGCCGCGAAGACTTTCGAAAGTGCGGTCAATCGGCCTCCCAGCTTGAGGCACAGACACTTGACGCCATTCGTCAGCTTTACGACGAGGCAGAAAGTATCTATCGTAAGGATGTCGACAAGAATGGCAACGCCGCCAAACGTCCAGTGCTTTCAAAATTGAAAATTTCGAAGCCCGGCGAAGACTGTCTCACGAGCTGTACTGACGCGTTcggaaaggaaggaaaatTGGCACCAGCACAACAACGAGCATTGGCTGGTCATCAACCATATTTCCTGGCAACAAGATATTACACCAAGAAACTTTCATTTGGCAACCACCCAGTAAGAAAGCTAGCAAACATGAATTGCGAGGACTTGTTACGTATCGAGTTTCAGACCGACTCGTCTGAGCCGGATGCGCAGTCAGCCGTGAGGTCGGTTGACGAGAATGCTCCAACACCCGAAAACAAAGTCGAAGATTCAGACTTACCAAGTTCTAAACCCACATCGGAGGACATTGCGAAGCTTGTTGATAGTTACGAGCACCGAATTTCTGGGCTTGAAAAGTCCCTTGATGAGCTGAAAAGGGCGCATGCCGAGCTTTTAAAGTCACACACCGAGCTGAAACAGAGACAAGAAACCAATAACAAAGAAATTCAGGAGGCAAGCAGTCAGCAGCTTCAGTGCCAAACACAAGTAGACACACTTGAAGAGTCCGTCCACGGACTCCAAACAGACGTCGACCGCCTCAAG TTCCTCAAG CTTAGGGAACAAAGCGCGCCGCCAATGAGACTATGGGATGCAATCTGGGTTGCGCTTGAACGACGAGCCGACTTCATGTGGCTAGGTCTCAGCAAAGGATCATGGGCAGGACAAATCTATGTCCAATTTACACCATCTTATTTGCAATTTGGTGGCATTCATCCAGTTCCTCACATAAATCACAAACCCCACGCAGGTTATGACTCATTTGCTTGTACAGAGAGTCGTGAGCATACTCATTTG GAAACTTGGTGCCGGACTCTCCCAGAACCCTACTTCCTATCAGGGTTCGAGCATGATTTGGATGCTATTCTTACAACAGTGAGGTGA
- a CDS encoding ring finger domain-containing protein (similar to Verticillium alfalfae VaMs.102 XP_003006699.1) — protein sequence MYVAANPAKARSDADKEEMAAKYKPGDQVLPKVKVRERTAEERRAEDEDRRLIDEVREMSLREATPGQTRAERPRRHRQSHSVDGRSRSSRNHRSTSRHRPAGDVSGHSRSDESSRQGSDHSTSDRERRRRRRQSDSHQRQVEHQSSLRSLISTSEMSERDIEREIEDFARQIQEEGLLDGLDLDNIDLTRDDELSRRITEAYRRRQRERTRNESSRRATSSNSNVASRSTEAIQTDARLTAPETGSRSRASSRSTTGSGQPEDRSRPPTSGPTNLEVRDSASRPRRRTASGGRSATTPIFSSAAETRPAARSSTDLGLRSQTSDPTAPRQSFSEARSSSTPSVPASSQAPVELPASASGNNASFASRVPQWNPATVDAAPATTNETTTTQTSRHHLPAELAIVHSAVSSPVASPTSTSGHRRTQSQWFPEPSISCSHCSKQHIEYDVHYNCGICAGGQWNICLNCYRSGQGCKFWFGFGYGAWTKWEKVRQQGDGSLARPHMLTASRYLPPPSTPGGADGRKTLTADDPRGRLQTGTFCARCLAWTNDCFWRCDVCNEGDWGFCNNCVNQGKSCTHPLLPLTHEASLGTGRPVSPSSPGRPPTATVYTGPQATSIGPFKPLTFRTRCDVCQDSILPSRVRYHCFNCTSALVTDAPPGDYDICTSCYNNLVSGGQISMENGHSGWRRCLNGHRMSVIGFTEGKIGQWRFVERDIVGGRVLRSEPFESPEYPGQGLQKWSWRKGEEKWERLATRDVSATAPAKAGSTSFTLSFPPDGGTGMRGNSRWAWYPTAGSEDELLFPKGAEIREIEDVNGDWFFGTYMGAKGLFPAPYVRLGQTK from the coding sequence ATGTATGTAGCCGCTAACCCGGCAAAGGCACGGTCCGACGCCGACAAGGAGGAAATGGCGGCCAAGTACAAACCCGGAGATCAGGTCCTGCCCAAGGTAAAGGTTAGGGAACGAACTGCGGAGGAGCGGAGGGCTGAAGACGAGGATCGTCGTTTAATAGACGAAGTTCGAGAAATGAGTTTGCGCGAAGCCACACCAGGGCAAACCCGGGCAGAAAGACCCCGAAGGCACCGACAAAGTCACTCAGTCGACGGAAGGTCAAGATCGAGCAGGAATCACAGATCAACTTCCCGCCACCGGCCAGCTGGAGATGTTTCAGGGCATTCTCGAAGCGACGAATCCAGTCGTCAGGGTTCTGACCATAGCACAAGTGATAGAGAGCGACGACGAAGGAGACGGCAAAGTGATAGCCACCAGCGCCAGGTTGAACATCAATCGTCGTTGCGATCTCTGATTAGCACGTCAGAGATGAGTGAAAGAGATATTGAAAGGGAAATCGAAGACTTCGCAAGGCAAATTCAAGAAGAGGGCCTGTTGGATGGACTAGATTTGGATaatattgacttgactcgCGATGATGAGTTGAGTCGACGAATCACCGAGGCGTATAGACGTCGGCAAAGGGAACGAACTCGAAACGAGTCCTCCAGACGAGCCACCTCGAGCAATAGCAATGTTGCCTCTAGAAGTACGGAGGCAATTCAAACGGACGCAAGACTTACAGCACCAGAAACCGGATCAAGATCTCGCGCCAGCTCAAGGTCAACCACTGGAAGCGGTCAGCCCGAAGACAGAAGCAGACCACCTACGAGTGGGCCAACGAATCTCGAAGTAAGGGACTCTGCGAGTCGACCGCGACGGAGGACTGCAAGCGGGGGCCGCAGTGCCACAACACCAATCTTCTCATCCGCGGCAGAAACTCGTCCAGCAGCTCGGTCTTCGACGGACCTAGGACTACGGTCACAGACGTCAGATCCCACCGCCCCTCGACAAAGCTTCAGCGAGGCTCGCAGTTCCAGCACCCCGTCAGTTCCAGCTTCCTCTCAGGCACCCGTTGAACTACCGGCATCAGCATCCGGCAACAATGCTTCATTCGCCAGTCGAGTGCCCCAATGGAATCCTGCCACGGTAGATGCTGCGCCTGCAACAACAAATGAGACGACTACAACGCAGACCAGTAGGCATCATCTACCAGCAGAGCTTGCCATTGTTCACTCTGCGGTGTCTAGTCCTGTGGCTAGCCCAACTTCCACCTCCGGGCATCGACGAACACAGTCGCAGTGGTTCCCCGAGCCTTCCATATCATGCTCACATTGCAGCAAGCAACATATAGAGTATGATGTGCACTACAATTGTGGTATATGTGCGGGAGGTCAGTGGAATATATGCCTGAACTGCTATCGATCTGGCCAAGGATGTAAATTTTGGTTCGGCTTTGGTTACGGGGCCTGGACCAAGTGGGAGAAGGTGCGACAACAAGGAGACGGATCGTTAGCTCGGCCGCATATGCTTACGGCCAGCCGATATCTACCACCCCCGTCAACACCTGGCGGTGCTGATGGCAGGAAAACGCTAACCGCAGATGACCCGAGAGGAAGACTGCAAACGGGAACATTCTGTGCCCGGTGTCTGGCGTGGACAAACGACTGCTTCTGGCGGTGCGACGTGTGCAATGAAGGGGACTGGGGATTCTGTAACAATTGTGTCAACCAGGGCAAATCGTGCACGCaccctcttcttcctttgaCTCATGAAGCTTCGCTAGGTACTGGCCGCCCTGTTAGCCCTAGCTCACCTGGCCGACCTCCTACTGCGACTGTCTACACTGGACCTCAAGCAACGAGCATTGGGCCTTTCAAGCCTTTGACATTCCGGACCAGATGCGACGTATGCCAGGATTCGATATTACCCTCCCGCGTGCGATATCATTGCTTCAACTGTACAAGTGCGTTGGTAACTGATGCACCACCAGGCGACTACGACATTTGCACGTCGTGCTATAACAACTTGGTTTCAGGGGGCCAAATTAGTATGGAAAACGGCCATTCTGGTTGGAGACGGTGTTTGAATGGTCATAGAATGTCTGTCATTGGATTCACAGAAGGCAAAATTGGACAATGGAGATTTGTCGAACGTGATATTGTCGGTGGTCGAGTCCTTCGTTCGGAGCCTTTCGAGAGTCCTGAATATCCTGGGCAAGGACTCCAAAAATGGTCTTGGAGGAAGGGGGAGGAAAAGTGGGAGCGACTAGCTACGAGGGATGTGTCTGCAACTGCTCCAGCAAAAGCTGGCTCGACATCGTTTACACTCTCTTTCCCCCCTGATGGCGGAACGGGCATGAGAGGAAATTCCCGCTGGGCCTGGTATCCGACGGCCGGATCAGAAGATGAGCTGCTGTTTCCAAAAGGTGCCGAAATTCGAGAGATTGAAGATGTGAATGGGGATTGGTTCTTCGGTACGTATATGGGCGCCAAGGGGCTTTTCCCAGCGCCATATGTACGGCTTGGGCAGACGAAGTGA
- a CDS encoding enoyl-CoA hydratase (similar to Cordyceps militaris CM01 XP_006666693.1) has protein sequence MNTVRFVRPIAARVPFQRSTLPRVVRAYSSKSFEYIQTSTPKPGVGQVTLNRPKALNALCTPLINELNEALNEFNASDETSVIVLTGSEKAFAAGADIKEMAPLTFSEAYTKSFIESWSLLTTQIKKPIIAAVSGHALGGGCELAMMCDLIYCTEKANFGQPEVKLGTIPGAGGSQRLTRAIGKSKAMELILTGKSFSGTEAEKWGVAARTFPTYEALMEETLKTAETIAGYSKVAVQACKEVVNKSQDLGLRDGVEFERRVFHSLFGSQDQKIGMKAFAEKKKAEWTHS, from the exons ATGAACACTGTTCGGTTCGTCAGACCCATTGCGGCTCGGGTGCCGTTCCAGCGCTCAACCTTGCCTCGCGTGGTTCGCGCGTATAGCTCCAAGTCTTTCGAATACATTCAGACCTCTACTCCCAAGCCCGGGGTTGGTCAAG TCACGCTCAACCGACCCAAGGCCCTCAATGCCCTCTGCACCCCGTTGATCAACGAGCTGAACGAGGCCCTCAACGAGTTCAATGCCTCCGATGAGACCTCTGTCATTGTCCTTACCGGCTCAGAAAAGGCCTTTGCCGCCGGCGCCGACATCAAGGAAATGGCCCCTCTGACCTTCTCCGAAGCGTACACCAAGTCCTTTATCGAGTCGTGGTCTCTCTTGACCACTCAGATCAAGAAGCCTATTATTGCTGCCGTTTCTGGCCACGCCCTCGGTGGTGGTTGCGAGCTCGCCATGATGTGCGACCTCATCTACTGCACTGAGAAGGCCAACTTTGGACAGCCCGAGGTCAAGCTTGGCACCATTCCCGGCGCCGGTGGCAGCCAGCGACTAACCCGTGCTATTGGCAAGTCCAAGGCCATGGAGCTTATCCTGACTGGTAAATCATTCTCTGGCACCGAGGCCGAGAAGTGGGGTGTTGCAGCCAGGACTTTCCCTACCTATGAGGCTCTTATGGAGGAGACGCTCAAGACTGCTGAGACCATTGCTGGATACTCTAAAGTCGCTGTTCAGGCTTGCAAGGAGGTCGTCAACAAGAGCCAGGACTTGGGTCTGcgagatggtgttgagtttGAGCGACGTGTCTTCCACAGCTTGTTCGGCAGCCAGGATCAGAAGATTGGCATGAAGGCGTttgctgagaagaagaaggccgagTGGACTCACTCTTAG